The Candidatus Eisenbacteria bacterium genome includes the window GAGCCAGCCCCTTGGGAATCGGGCCAAGTCGTGGGCGGCCGGGTTCGCATAGACGATCGTGCCGTTGCGGGCGACAACGGCAACGGCGTCGAGCGTTCCCTCGACGATGGCATGGAAACCGTGTCCCTCCGCGGGCACTCTCTCGGTCATACTCGGTTCGTCCCTCACGCCCGGGCGCGCCCGTGAGGCCGCGCGCGGCTCGGCCGGCCGCAGATGAGGTTACCAGATTCTGTGGGAGGGATCGAGTTCGGACGGGGCGCAGACCGCCCCACAGCGCAACGCAGGCTTCTGCTACGATCCCGTCAACCGAGGAGCGAACGATGAACGCGATCAGACAGCCCGAGCTCAAGCGCCCGCTGGTCTCGCTCGACCTGGAGACGACGGGAACCTATGTCTTCAGGGACCGGATCGTGGAGATCGCCATGGTCAAGCTCCACCCGGACGGCAGGCGGGAGCGCTGGGTCCGGCGGGTGAATCCCGAGATGCGGATCCCCATCGAGGCGACCGCCATTCACGGGATCACGAATGCCGACGTCGAGGGCAGCCCCACCTTCCGCAAGATCG containing:
- a CDS encoding 3'-5' exonuclease — translated: MNAIRQPELKRPLVSLDLETTGTYVFRDRIVEIAMVKLHPDGRRERWVRRVNPEMRIPIEATAIHGITNADVEGSPTFRKI